The Amycolatopsis sp. DG1A-15b genome contains the following window.
GCGCTCGCGGTGTTCGACATGGTGCTGGGCGACGGCTACGAGGTGCTGGCCCGGCGCGAGGACGGTGACCGGCTGGTCGCGGGGGAGCCCGCGCTGGTGCTGGCCGGCCCGGTGCGCGGACTGCTCACGGCCGAGCGCACGGCGCTGAACCTGCTGTGCCACCTCTCCGGCGTCGCCACCGCGACCGCCGCCTGGGTGTCCGAAGTGGACGGTACCGGGTGCGCGATCCGGGACTCCCGCAAGACGTTGCCGGGGCTGCGGCTGCTGCAGAAGTACGCCGTCCGCTGCGGTGGCGGCGTCAACCACCGGCTGGGCCTCGGCGACGCGGTGCTGATCAAGGACAACCACGTCGTCGCCGCCGGTTCGGTGACGGCGGCGCTGGCCGCGGCCCGGGCGCACGCGCCGGAACTGGCCTGCGAGGTCGAGGTCGACACCCTGGACCAGCTCGAGGAAGCGCTGGCCGCCGGGGCGGACGAGGTGCTGCTGGAC
Protein-coding sequences here:
- the nadC gene encoding carboxylating nicotinate-nucleotide diphosphorylase, which produces MTFPISEAVRRLIAAAGLDVDDVTRVVTTALGEDLRYGPDATTASTVPADATAVAELTPRVDGVVAGLPVALAVFDMVLGDGYEVLARREDGDRLVAGEPALVLAGPVRGLLTAERTALNLLCHLSGVATATAAWVSEVDGTGCAIRDSRKTLPGLRLLQKYAVRCGGGVNHRLGLGDAVLIKDNHVVAAGSVTAALAAARAHAPELACEVEVDTLDQLEEALAAGADEVLLDNFTPEECRRAVARRDEVSPKTRLESSGGLTLDRGKAYARSGVDYLSVGGLTHSSPALDLGMDLR